The Syngnathus scovelli strain Florida chromosome 19, RoL_Ssco_1.2, whole genome shotgun sequence region AGGAGCTCAAGCCGCCTTTGCTTtgctctgctcccggcagcatcGACGAGGAGCTGCTGGGAGACGGCCACAGCTACAGCCCCAAGGCCGTGCACTCGTGGCTCACCAGGGTCATGTACAACCGCCGCAGTAAGATGAACCCCTTGTGGAACACTGTGGTCATCGGTGGCTTCTACCAGGGACAGAGGTTGGTTTCGCGATTTGACCGGACGGTGAAAGTTGCTCTGCAGTCGGCACCCGATTCTTTTTTTCACTGCAATCACGGTCACTTTCTCTGTAGTTTTCTGGGTTATGTGGACAAGCTGGGCGTGGCTTACGAGGCCCCCACGGTGGCCACCGGCTTCGGCGCCTACCTGGCTCAGGTCAGTGTGCCTTCCTCTCTCAACGGGCACACGGTTCGCTTTCTATATGACCTGCGTCGTGCGTGCAGCCCCTGATGCGGGAGGCGCTGGAGAACAAGGTGCACGTGAGCAAACAGGAAGCCCGCGAGCTGGTGGACCGCTGCCTCAAGGTTCTCTACTACAGAGACGCTCGCTCCTACAACAGAGTGAGTTCCGAAAACCACCTTGAGTTTGCGTTTGACGGCGACTGATGGCTAGTGGTCACGCAGATTTTCATGATGCTCAAAGTTGACCCAAATGAGGTAGGAGATGATTGTCATAGGCCTTTTTTATTGTGTCAGTACGAGGTTGCCATAGTAACTGAAGAGGGCGTGGAGATCGTTGGCCCGCTGTCTTCCGAAACCAACTGGGACATTGCGCACACTATCAGGTAAGGGGCAAAGATCTTTTGCGCCTCCTCCTCAACTGAGAAGGATGCTAAAGGAAGGTCAGAAAAGCCAGAAACACTTGAGAGGCTCGTGAGTCCTTATTGGTGAAGACAGTCTACATTTGACATTTCTTCTGTCTGCAGCGGCTTTGAATGAATACCGAAGGGAGCCAGACTTCCGCTTTCTCTGCGTTCAAGCAAATGTTTCTTCTCACTTTTGTATCATTTGAATAAATGTGTTCAGTCAAACATTGCTGAGTTTTCTCGTGTATCTATTAGtcaaattatatattttattttgacagaCATGCACATTTATTGGTCATAttgattttatgtttttatgacGTAATGATTTTAGTTGCGTATGTTCCAGACAGGTTGTTGCTATGTAGAAAAGCCATGATCAGCTCCTCTGTCTCGTAACTGGGTAGATCAGACGACGTCGTCCAATCCAAATAATCTCCGTCAGAAAAAGGTTTGGTCTCCCCGAATGAAATGCGACCAGATTTGGGTATCCGGGCAGGTTAGGGCCCGCCCGCCAATGGGAATGGACGTGCGCTTTGTAGTCAGGCAGACATAACAGAGTCGTCCAATCACAAAAAAATttcaagggctttttttttttttgctgtatctTGGCTCAGGtactttccttttcttttttaaaatgctAACTCCAACGCTAGTCAATTGTGCTCTAGTGCTTGAACAACGAGAGTCACTGCCCGCGTTTTGGGATTACTTTGAAATAAAATCGAGTGGAAAAATCAGCGGCGGGCTCGCTTCGACGCTTGCTAGCTGATGCTATTTGATAGCAACGAGCTCGGCTTGTTTTGTTAGCTTGCTGGAGACAAACGTTGCCGTCGTCGGTAAAGTTCGGATGTCATCGCGCTTCCCACTTTGTGCGTGCGCTGATAAGATTTAGTAGGACGACGGGGCGGAGGAGGACATGAGGGTGACCACGGCATGTCCGCTAGCATGACGGCTAGCTGCTTAGCCCTATGCTAACGAAGCCGACACATGGCGCCGGGCGGCTGGGTCAGCAGCCTTGCGTTACTTCGGTGTTGCCTGGCGCTCGGGGAGCAAACGTGCCGCAGAGGCGCCGTCCGTCCCCCACGATGACCCCAAACTAGCTAAACGTTTAATCATGACTGGTGGTGTGCGCTTATGGACCTCATACAATTAATGTGTCCACACAAGCGGTAGCGACATTAGATGGAACGCTTCTTGATATCTGCAGTTTAACATGTGAGTAGAGCAGCAAGTGGTCAGTCCGTCTAACTCATGGTTCTGGGGCTCGAATCTGGGTTCACCTTTCCCCCCTCCCAAGTCCTAAAACATGTTTGTTCATTAAAGGCCAACTTGTGCAGTTGGCAATGCTTGCGGGTCTGCACGCGTATTGGCAATTCCATTTGACTGGCGACGGCTCCATTGTTTGTCGACATGTGCCTTGACATGAAGTGGTGACCAGTCGGGGATGTTAGCTGGTACGGGGTCAACAAGCAAAGCAAGAGGATGAATTGTGAATTGGCAAGTGGTGTTGCTTGTTTTGGAAGTGTGAAGACCAACTTTTACTGTACTGCCTTTGTACAGATGGTGCTCCTGAGCACCGTGTAGTCAGTGGTCCACATGTTGGAGGAGCAGCACCGGGGCCACCCCGGCGGCGGccaggaggaggacgacgacgccAAGGCACCCGATGCCCATACCGAGCCCAGCATGTTGCTGCAGAAGCTCAAGACAAACATCTCGTACGTCGCCGGACAACATCAACCACACAAGCCATCCAACG contains the following coding sequences:
- the psmb4 gene encoding proteasome subunit beta type-4; the protein is MAASSLKLNLWENGPKPGAFYSLRSGSDVEQNSAGGPVRHTLTPMVTGTSVLAVKFDGGVVMAADMLGSYGSLARFRNISRLMKVNNSTILGASGDYADYQYLKQVIEQMVIDEELLGDGHSYSPKAVHSWLTRVMYNRRSKMNPLWNTVVIGGFYQGQSFLGYVDKLGVAYEAPTVATGFGAYLAQPLMREALENKVHVSKQEARELVDRCLKVLYYRDARSYNRYEVAIVTEEGVEIVGPLSSETNWDIAHTISGFE